From Nodosilinea sp. PGN35, a single genomic window includes:
- a CDS encoding glyoxalase superfamily protein, producing the protein MSLPEQRVIPALRITQYERSKAFYLDQLGFELEWEHRFAPHLPVFMAVVCDRMRLYLSAHAGDCQVGGLVHFVVPEVETWHQDFLKRGVPVTVPPNNDLGFWQMTIADPDGNQLRFMEPGQNSLKI; encoded by the coding sequence ATGTCCCTACCTGAACAACGGGTGATTCCGGCACTACGCATTACTCAATACGAGCGCAGCAAAGCGTTCTATCTCGACCAGCTCGGTTTTGAGCTGGAGTGGGAACACCGTTTTGCGCCGCACTTGCCGGTGTTTATGGCGGTGGTCTGCGATCGCATGCGGCTCTACCTGTCGGCCCATGCAGGCGACTGCCAGGTTGGCGGCCTGGTTCACTTTGTCGTTCCAGAGGTAGAAACCTGGCATCAGGACTTCCTCAAACGAGGTGTACCGGTAACGGTTCCCCCCAACAACGACCTGGGCTTTTGGCAGATGACCATTGCCGACCCCGACGGCAACCAGCTGAGGTTTATGGAGCCCGGACAAAATTCCCTAAAAATATGA
- a CDS encoding GNAT family N-acetyltransferase yields MPESSSLALRPATLADVDLLRHWDEQPQVVAADPNDDWGWEVELARTPAWREQLIAEVDGRPIGFIQIIDPAQEDSHYWGDVPANLRAIDIWIGEPTELGKGYGTAMMRLALARCFAAPEVTAVLIDPLTSNTRAHRFYQRLGFTFLEHRRFGDDDCSVYRLERNAWTNATSAESTAHVPT; encoded by the coding sequence ATGCCCGAGTCAAGCAGCCTTGCCCTGCGGCCCGCTACCCTCGCCGATGTTGACCTCCTGCGCCACTGGGACGAGCAGCCCCAGGTGGTCGCCGCTGACCCCAACGACGACTGGGGCTGGGAGGTGGAGCTAGCCCGCACTCCCGCCTGGCGCGAGCAGCTCATCGCCGAGGTTGACGGTCGCCCCATTGGGTTTATTCAAATTATTGACCCGGCCCAAGAAGACAGCCACTACTGGGGCGATGTACCTGCAAACCTGCGGGCGATCGACATCTGGATTGGCGAACCTACGGAATTGGGCAAGGGCTACGGCACCGCCATGATGCGGCTGGCCCTGGCCCGCTGCTTTGCCGCCCCCGAGGTGACGGCGGTGCTGATTGACCCGCTGACCAGCAACACCCGCGCCCACCGCTTCTACCAGCGCCTGGGTTTTACATTTTTGGAGCACCGCCGCTTTGGCGACGACGACTGTTCGGTCTATCGCCTGGAGCGCAATGCCTGGACCAATGCGACATCAGCGGAGAGCACTGCCCATGTCCCTACCTGA
- the map gene encoding type I methionyl aminopeptidase — translation MNFLANLIPGRADVATLPKRSRRVRGVELKSEAELEIMRGAARIVATVLKEIEALVQPGMTTADLDAHAEKRIREMGATPSFKGYHGFPASICACVNDQVVHGIPSKRQTIRKGDLLKVDTGAYYNGFHGDSCITIAVGQVSKQAQQLMVAAEAALYAGIAQVKPGNTLLDIAGAIEDCVTSYGFTVVEDFTGHGVGRNLHEAPSVFNFRTRQLPNMKLLPGMTLAIEPILNAGSKQTRTLKDQWTVVTVDRSLSAQFEHTVLVSETGYEILTDRAQIPVALAS, via the coding sequence ATGAACTTTTTGGCAAATCTCATCCCCGGTCGGGCCGATGTGGCCACCCTACCCAAGCGCAGCCGCCGGGTGCGCGGGGTAGAACTCAAGAGCGAGGCTGAGCTTGAGATCATGCGCGGGGCCGCCCGCATTGTCGCCACGGTACTCAAAGAAATCGAGGCCCTGGTGCAGCCGGGCATGACCACCGCCGATCTCGACGCCCACGCCGAAAAGCGCATCCGCGAAATGGGGGCCACCCCCAGCTTCAAGGGCTACCACGGCTTTCCGGCGTCGATCTGCGCCTGCGTCAACGACCAGGTGGTGCACGGCATTCCCAGCAAGCGCCAGACCATCCGCAAAGGCGACCTGCTCAAGGTCGATACCGGGGCCTACTACAACGGCTTCCACGGCGACTCCTGCATCACCATTGCGGTGGGGCAGGTGTCGAAGCAGGCCCAGCAGCTGATGGTGGCGGCGGAGGCGGCCCTGTATGCGGGCATTGCCCAGGTGAAGCCGGGGAACACGCTGCTGGACATTGCCGGGGCGATCGAAGACTGCGTGACCAGCTACGGGTTCACCGTGGTGGAAGATTTCACCGGCCACGGGGTGGGCCGCAACCTGCACGAAGCGCCCTCGGTGTTTAACTTTCGCACCCGGCAGTTGCCCAATATGAAGCTGCTGCCGGGGATGACCCTGGCGATCGAGCCGATTTTGAACGCGGGGTCGAAGCAGACCCGCACCCTGAAAGATCAGTGGACGGTGGTGACGGTGGATCGCAGCCTGTCGGCCCAGTTTGAGCACACGGTGCTGGTCAGCGAGACGGGGTACGAGATTTTGACCGATCGCGCCCAGATTCCCGTGGCGCTGGCGTCTTAA
- a CDS encoding glyoxalase/bleomycin resistance/extradiol dioxygenase family protein encodes MQVNPYLMFDGQCEAAFKFYHQVLGGELGEMMTFAGSPAEGEVPTEFANKIMHTQLTLGDGAIMGSDCPPGQYDAPKGFSVSLQISDPDKAEKTFATLAEGGTIQMPLEKTFWAQRFGMVVDKFGTPWMINCE; translated from the coding sequence ATGCAAGTTAATCCTTACCTGATGTTTGATGGCCAGTGCGAAGCCGCCTTCAAGTTCTACCACCAGGTTTTAGGGGGAGAGCTAGGCGAAATGATGACCTTTGCCGGTTCCCCCGCCGAGGGTGAAGTGCCCACCGAATTTGCCAACAAGATTATGCACACCCAGCTGACTCTGGGCGACGGAGCGATCATGGGATCCGACTGCCCCCCAGGGCAGTACGATGCACCCAAAGGTTTCTCGGTGTCTCTGCAAATTTCTGACCCAGACAAGGCTGAGAAAACCTTTGCTACCCTAGCCGAAGGCGGCACCATTCAAATGCCCCTGGAAAAAACTTTCTGGGCCCAGCGGTTTGGCATGGTAGTCGATAAATTTGGCACTCCCTGGATGATCAATTGCGAGTAG